A region of Mycolicibacterium brumae DNA encodes the following proteins:
- a CDS encoding PPOX class F420-dependent oxidoreductase, with translation MSRDVFDDKLLAVICGNSLGVLATIKRDGRPQLSNVAYHFDPRSLTFSVSVTEPRAKTRNLRRDPRASILVDADDGWAYAVAEGEAELSATAADPHDDTVAKLIELYRQIHGEHPDWDEYREAMVTDRRVLLTLTISHLYGMPPGRR, from the coding sequence ATGAGCCGCGACGTGTTCGACGACAAATTGCTGGCCGTGATCTGCGGGAACTCGCTCGGGGTGCTGGCCACCATCAAGCGCGACGGTCGGCCGCAGCTGTCCAACGTCGCCTACCACTTCGACCCGCGCTCATTGACCTTCTCGGTGTCGGTGACCGAGCCGCGGGCCAAGACCCGAAATCTGCGTCGCGATCCGCGGGCCTCGATCCTGGTGGACGCCGACGACGGCTGGGCGTACGCGGTGGCCGAGGGGGAGGCGGAACTCAGCGCGACCGCCGCCGACCCGCACGACGACACCGTGGCGAAACTGATCGAGCTGTACCGGCAGATCCACGGTGAGCATCCCGATTGGGACGAATACCGCGAAGCGATGGTCACCGACCGTCGGGTGCTGCTGACCCTGACGATCAGCCACCTGTACGGCATGCCGCCGGGGCGGCGCTAG
- a CDS encoding DUF5302 domain-containing protein encodes MAKHETPEPESQRKFREALERKNDKANSGTSHRDGGAGQSKAHGPVENKRTFRRKSG; translated from the coding sequence ATGGCAAAGCATGAGACGCCCGAGCCGGAGTCCCAGCGCAAGTTCCGCGAGGCGCTGGAACGCAAGAACGACAAGGCGAATTCGGGCACCTCGCACCGCGATGGCGGCGCCGGTCAGTCCAAGGCGCACGGGCCGGTGGAGAACAAGCGGACCTTCCGCCGCAAGAGCGGCTAG
- a CDS encoding acyltransferase family protein — MPIFPTPADVEAQTPPGRDRAIDVIRIVSLVGVVLGHTIMATSKIVDEVFVWDNLLTTSTVFQALTWVLQIMPLFFFAGTAASVSSWQPHHSWGGFLLKRCTRLFRPVFYYLAFWAVCLAVLYPLLPRRVYEPIAGVSTQLLWFLGAYVLVLAATPVLAKVTTLPRLAVGVGAVYAGIAVVDAIRVHTPGMELLGFLNLTVWLIPGMFGVAYRRGLLNPHEALTLGIAMLTVDLALLRFGPYELSLVGIEGMRLPNMTPPSLLMAGHAIAMCAFAIAAAPAINRWARRPRVWQFAAIGNSGAMTLYLWHMPALLLTHLAFDYAGFPRHPSEPNLLVLSIVQISLMIAVVGALFVVLRPLENNPLPGWDGGVVDGPGPRSAAVGTLLCVAGAATLLSVRWGLKDDGLYCVAVMLAALIGARLLARPTRGARGKTSRAAVVDRVKVPYGKA, encoded by the coding sequence ATGCCCATCTTCCCCACTCCCGCCGACGTCGAAGCGCAGACCCCGCCGGGTCGTGACCGCGCCATCGACGTCATCCGCATCGTGTCACTGGTCGGTGTGGTGCTCGGCCACACCATCATGGCCACCTCCAAGATCGTCGACGAGGTCTTCGTCTGGGACAATTTGCTCACCACCTCGACGGTGTTCCAGGCCCTGACCTGGGTGTTGCAGATCATGCCGCTGTTCTTCTTCGCCGGAACCGCCGCCAGCGTCAGCTCCTGGCAACCCCACCACAGCTGGGGTGGGTTCCTGCTCAAACGCTGCACCCGGCTGTTCCGGCCGGTGTTCTATTACCTGGCCTTCTGGGCGGTGTGCCTGGCGGTGCTGTATCCGCTGCTCCCCCGCCGCGTCTACGAACCGATCGCCGGAGTGTCCACCCAGCTGCTGTGGTTCCTCGGCGCGTACGTGCTGGTGCTGGCTGCCACCCCGGTGCTCGCCAAGGTCACCACGCTGCCACGGTTGGCCGTCGGCGTCGGCGCGGTTTACGCCGGCATCGCCGTGGTCGACGCGATCCGGGTGCACACCCCCGGCATGGAGCTCCTCGGCTTCCTGAACCTGACCGTCTGGCTGATCCCAGGGATGTTCGGGGTGGCCTACCGCCGCGGCCTGCTCAACCCGCACGAGGCGCTCACCCTGGGCATCGCGATGCTCACCGTCGACCTGGCGCTGCTGCGCTTCGGCCCCTACGAGCTGAGCCTGGTCGGGATCGAGGGCATGCGGCTGCCGAACATGACGCCGCCGTCGCTGCTGATGGCCGGGCACGCAATCGCCATGTGCGCGTTCGCGATTGCCGCCGCTCCGGCGATCAACCGCTGGGCCCGGCGGCCGCGGGTGTGGCAGTTCGCGGCGATCGGCAATTCCGGCGCGATGACGTTGTACCTGTGGCACATGCCGGCGTTGCTGCTGACCCACCTGGCGTTCGACTACGCGGGATTCCCCCGTCACCCCAGCGAGCCGAACCTGCTGGTGCTCAGCATCGTGCAGATCTCGTTGATGATCGCGGTGGTCGGGGCACTGTTCGTGGTGCTGCGGCCGCTGGAGAACAATCCGCTGCCCGGCTGGGACGGCGGCGTGGTCGACGGACCCGGACCGCGCAGCGCCGCGGTGGGAACCCTGCTGTGCGTGGCCGGCGCGGCGACGCTGCTGTCGGTTCGATGGGGGCTCAAGGACGACGGCTTGTACTGCGTGGCCGTCATGCTGGCCGCGCTCATCGGCGCTCGGCTGCTGGCCCGCCCGACGCGTGGCGCGCGGGGGAAAACGTCTCGCGCCGCCGTCGTCGATCGCGTTAAGGTGCCGTATGGCAAAGCATGA
- a CDS encoding HhH-GPD-type base excision DNA repair protein produces MATLHLVQDPAADALLTDDPLALLLGMLLDQQIPMEVAFAGPKKLADRMGGLDAAKIADASPEEFTAIMAQTPAVHRFPSSMAGRVQALCRVIVDEYDGDAAGIWTDGDPDGKTVLKRLKALPGFGDQKARIFLALLGKQRGLTAPGWQEAAGDYGNPDAFMSIADVRDQGSLEKVRAYKKQMKAAAKAAKS; encoded by the coding sequence GTGGCCACACTGCATCTCGTCCAAGATCCCGCCGCCGACGCGCTGCTGACCGACGATCCGCTGGCGCTGCTGCTGGGGATGTTGCTGGATCAGCAGATCCCGATGGAGGTGGCGTTCGCCGGGCCGAAGAAGCTGGCCGACCGGATGGGCGGGCTGGACGCGGCGAAGATCGCCGACGCCAGCCCGGAGGAGTTCACCGCGATCATGGCGCAGACACCGGCCGTGCACCGGTTCCCGTCATCGATGGCCGGCCGGGTGCAGGCGCTGTGCCGGGTGATCGTCGATGAGTACGACGGCGACGCCGCCGGCATCTGGACCGACGGCGACCCGGACGGCAAGACGGTGCTCAAGCGGCTCAAGGCGCTGCCCGGATTCGGCGACCAGAAGGCCCGCATCTTCCTGGCGCTGCTGGGCAAGCAGCGCGGCCTGACCGCCCCGGGCTGGCAGGAGGCGGCCGGCGACTACGGTAACCCCGACGCGTTCATGTCCATCGCCGACGTGCGTGATCAGGGCTCGCTGGAGAAGGTGCGCGCCTACAAGAAGCAGATGAAGGCCGCAGCCAAGGCCGCCAAGAGCTGA
- a CDS encoding class I SAM-dependent methyltransferase: MAANDAALPMSDRDADHLPGHWLLARLGKRVLRPGGREMTTRMLANAGLSGSQVVEFAPGLGRTAREIIAAGPSSYTGVEADEDAAGLSRSVVGDRGQVIIGQADHTGLPDATADVVIGEAMLSMQTDARKADIVNEAFRVLRPGGRYCVHELALTPDNVSDDVKTEVRQALARAIKVNARPLTHTEWSTLLTEAGFEVAEVSFLPMALLEPKRIISDEGPLRTLKFVSNVIRDSDARARVLGMRQTFRKNRDNLSAICVIARKPS, translated from the coding sequence ATGGCCGCCAATGACGCCGCCCTGCCCATGTCCGACCGCGACGCCGACCACCTCCCGGGGCACTGGCTGCTGGCCCGACTCGGCAAGCGCGTGCTGCGCCCGGGAGGCCGCGAGATGACGACCCGCATGCTCGCCAACGCCGGCCTGTCCGGCTCACAGGTCGTCGAATTCGCCCCGGGCCTGGGCCGCACCGCCCGCGAGATCATCGCCGCGGGTCCCTCGTCGTACACCGGCGTCGAGGCCGACGAAGACGCCGCCGGTCTCAGCCGCTCCGTCGTCGGGGACCGCGGCCAGGTCATCATCGGCCAGGCCGACCACACCGGCCTGCCGGATGCCACCGCCGATGTCGTCATCGGTGAGGCGATGCTGTCCATGCAGACCGACGCGCGCAAGGCCGACATCGTCAACGAGGCGTTCCGGGTGCTGCGGCCCGGCGGCCGGTACTGCGTTCACGAACTCGCGTTGACCCCCGACAACGTCTCCGACGACGTGAAAACCGAAGTGCGCCAGGCTCTTGCGCGTGCGATCAAAGTCAACGCCCGGCCGCTGACGCACACCGAATGGAGCACCCTGCTCACCGAGGCGGGCTTCGAGGTCGCCGAGGTGTCCTTCCTGCCGATGGCGCTGCTGGAACCCAAGCGGATCATCTCCGACGAGGGCCCGCTGCGGACGCTGAAATTCGTCAGCAACGTTATCCGCGATTCCGACGCCCGCGCCCGCGTGCTCGGGATGCGCCAGACGTTCCGAAAGAACCGCGACAATCTCTCGGCTATCTGCGTCATCGCCCGTAAACCGTCCTAG
- a CDS encoding mannosyltransferase, with protein sequence MTTGATSGRADRRTLLLRSAPLLLALSIAARLAWTYLLPNGANFVDLHVYLGGAAALNEPGTLYSYVYADQTPDFPLPFTYPPFAAVLFYPLTLLPFPVVALGWTLGIMACLYGVVRLSQRLIGLAGGQRSAMLWTAIGIWTEPLRSTFDYGQINVLMALMVLAAVCSTRNWVSGLLIGVAAGVKLTPAVFILYLIGVRRWAAAIFTVLAFGATIALSIAVVGQQARYYFTDLLGDAGRVGPIGTSFNQSWRGGISRILGYDAGLSAPVLIALAGTAVLAWLAWRSLADAPGEPDRLGLLLVVALFGLLLSPISWTHHWVWLLPLLIWLWQGPYRYLGEARAVGIGWLALIVVGVPWLLSFAQPSIWEIGRPWHLAWAGLVYIVATIATLAWMASLRLRNPGAKRSCRYRAP encoded by the coding sequence ATAACCACCGGGGCAACCAGCGGACGGGCCGATCGCCGCACACTGCTGCTGCGGTCGGCCCCGTTGCTGTTGGCGCTGAGCATCGCGGCGCGGTTGGCCTGGACCTACCTGCTGCCCAACGGCGCCAACTTCGTCGACCTGCACGTCTACCTCGGCGGCGCGGCCGCGCTGAACGAGCCGGGCACGCTCTACAGCTACGTCTACGCCGATCAGACGCCCGACTTTCCGCTGCCGTTCACCTACCCGCCGTTCGCGGCGGTGCTGTTCTATCCGCTGACCCTGCTGCCGTTCCCGGTGGTGGCGCTGGGCTGGACGCTGGGCATCATGGCGTGCCTGTACGGCGTGGTGCGGCTGAGCCAACGGCTGATCGGCCTGGCCGGCGGCCAACGCAGCGCCATGCTGTGGACCGCGATCGGCATCTGGACCGAACCGCTGCGCAGCACCTTCGACTACGGACAGATCAACGTCCTGATGGCGCTGATGGTGCTCGCCGCCGTGTGTTCCACCCGGAACTGGGTCTCCGGCCTGCTGATCGGCGTGGCCGCCGGCGTCAAACTCACGCCCGCGGTGTTCATCCTGTACCTGATCGGCGTGAGACGTTGGGCGGCAGCGATTTTCACCGTCCTCGCGTTCGGCGCGACGATCGCGCTGTCCATCGCGGTGGTCGGGCAGCAGGCCCGCTACTACTTCACCGATCTGCTCGGCGACGCCGGTCGGGTCGGGCCGATCGGCACGTCGTTCAATCAGTCCTGGCGCGGCGGCATCTCGAGGATCCTCGGCTACGACGCCGGCCTCAGCGCCCCGGTGCTGATCGCGCTGGCCGGCACCGCGGTGCTGGCGTGGCTGGCCTGGCGATCACTCGCCGACGCGCCGGGAGAACCAGACCGGCTGGGGCTGCTGCTGGTGGTGGCGCTGTTCGGGCTGCTGCTGTCGCCGATCTCCTGGACCCATCACTGGGTGTGGCTGCTGCCGCTGCTGATCTGGCTCTGGCAGGGCCCCTACCGCTACCTCGGCGAGGCGCGGGCGGTCGGGATCGGGTGGCTTGCGCTGATCGTCGTCGGCGTGCCGTGGCTGCTGAGTTTCGCGCAGCCGAGCATCTGGGAGATCGGCCGGCCGTGGCACCTGGCCTGGGCCGGACTGGTCTACATCGTCGCGACCATCGCGACGCTGGCCTGGATGGCGAGCCTGCGGCTCAGGAATCCAGGCGCGAAACGATCCTGTCGATATCGCGCGCCATAG
- a CDS encoding 4a-hydroxytetrahydrobiopterin dehydratase, with product MAVLSDEQADAAAAELDGWSRSDGALRRSIKFPSFLAGIEGVRQVAEAAETADHHPDIDIRWRTVTFALVTHSEGGITDKDVAMARDIDRIVSRLDS from the coding sequence ATGGCCGTGTTATCCGATGAACAAGCAGACGCCGCTGCCGCCGAACTCGACGGTTGGTCCCGCTCCGACGGTGCGCTTCGGCGTTCCATCAAGTTCCCGTCGTTCCTCGCCGGTATCGAAGGGGTGCGGCAGGTGGCCGAGGCCGCTGAGACCGCCGACCACCACCCCGACATCGACATTCGTTGGCGCACCGTGACTTTCGCGTTGGTGACGCATTCCGAGGGCGGGATCACCGATAAGGATGTCGCTATGGCGCGCGATATCGACAGGATCGTTTCGCGCCTGGATTCCTGA
- a CDS encoding (deoxy)nucleoside triphosphate pyrophosphohydrolase yields the protein MATRIVVAGALIADGRLLVAQRARPVELDGLWELPGGKVADGETDGQALARELREELGVAVAVGERLGADVALSPTLTLRAYRVTRQDGDPHPHDHRALRWVDAAELDELAWVPADIAWLPALREALG from the coding sequence GTGGCGACACGGATCGTGGTGGCGGGCGCGCTGATCGCCGACGGAAGATTGCTGGTCGCCCAGCGTGCCCGCCCCGTGGAACTCGACGGGCTCTGGGAACTGCCCGGCGGGAAGGTCGCCGACGGCGAAACCGACGGGCAGGCGCTGGCCCGGGAACTGCGCGAGGAACTGGGCGTCGCCGTGGCGGTGGGGGAGCGACTCGGCGCCGATGTGGCGCTGTCCCCTACGCTCACGCTGCGCGCCTACCGGGTGACCCGCCAAGACGGCGACCCGCATCCGCACGATCACCGCGCGCTGCGGTGGGTGGACGCCGCCGAACTCGACGAACTGGCCTGGGTGCCCGCCGACATCGCTTGGCTGCCGGCGCTGCGCGAGGCGCTGGGATGA
- a CDS encoding BCCT family transporter codes for MKPAVFVPASLIIVGLVALAVIYSSAAAGAFGELNALITDGVGWWYVLVTTGFVVFAIYCGASRVGTLKLGNDDESPEFSFMAWLAMLFSAGMGIGLVFYGVAEPLSHYINPPRSLGVEAATDAAANQAMALTMFHWGLHAWAIYVVVGLGMAYMTYRRGRPLTIRWLLEPLIGAKRVEGWMGHTVDVIAIVGTLFGVATSLGFGITQIAAGLDYLGWIQINNWWIVGLIVVITGMATYSVVSGVGRGLKWLSNINMALAAALALFVALAGPTLFLLQAWVQNMGNYLYSLPELMLRTGPFTDGTWLGSWTIFYWGWWISWAPFVGMFIARISRGRTIREFVAGVLLVPTVIGSLWFTVFGDSAILRQRNVGDMLVPGEVDGVATEVVDTNTSLFQLLNTLPLATITSVLAIIVIGLFFVTSSDSGSLVIDILSSGGHLDPPKATRVYWTVLEGLAAAVLLIVGGAGSLTALQTASIATAVPFSVIMVLACVSMTRAFHYDLATTPRLMHIKAPESLPVHHPARHSLSDSSATLAGLVEVRRVAPGDIEVSQDTGELVIVEPTDPLERDAE; via the coding sequence GTGAAACCGGCGGTGTTCGTCCCCGCATCCTTGATCATCGTCGGGCTGGTCGCCCTCGCCGTCATCTATTCATCCGCTGCCGCAGGCGCATTCGGCGAGCTCAACGCGCTCATCACCGACGGCGTCGGCTGGTGGTACGTGCTGGTCACCACCGGCTTCGTCGTCTTCGCCATCTATTGCGGGGCGTCGCGCGTGGGCACCCTGAAGCTCGGGAACGACGACGAGTCGCCGGAGTTCAGCTTCATGGCTTGGCTGGCAATGCTTTTCAGCGCGGGCATGGGCATCGGCCTGGTGTTCTACGGTGTGGCAGAACCGCTTTCGCACTACATCAACCCGCCGAGATCCCTCGGGGTCGAAGCCGCCACCGACGCCGCGGCAAATCAGGCCATGGCGCTCACCATGTTCCACTGGGGCCTGCACGCCTGGGCGATCTACGTCGTCGTCGGCCTCGGCATGGCGTACATGACCTATCGCCGCGGCCGGCCGCTGACCATCCGCTGGCTACTGGAGCCGTTGATCGGGGCCAAGCGGGTCGAAGGCTGGATGGGCCACACCGTCGACGTCATCGCCATCGTCGGCACGCTGTTCGGCGTGGCGACCTCGCTGGGATTCGGCATCACGCAGATCGCCGCCGGGCTGGACTACCTGGGCTGGATCCAGATCAACAACTGGTGGATCGTCGGGCTGATCGTGGTGATCACCGGAATGGCCACCTACTCGGTGGTCAGCGGCGTCGGGCGCGGCCTGAAGTGGCTGTCGAACATCAACATGGCACTGGCGGCCGCGCTGGCCCTGTTCGTGGCGCTGGCCGGGCCGACGCTTTTCCTGCTGCAGGCCTGGGTGCAGAACATGGGCAACTATCTGTACTCGTTGCCCGAGCTCATGCTGCGGACGGGCCCGTTCACCGACGGCACCTGGCTGGGTAGCTGGACCATCTTCTACTGGGGCTGGTGGATCAGCTGGGCGCCGTTCGTCGGGATGTTCATCGCCCGGATCTCCCGCGGCCGCACCATCCGCGAGTTCGTCGCCGGAGTGCTGTTGGTCCCGACGGTCATCGGTTCGCTCTGGTTCACCGTGTTCGGCGATTCGGCGATCCTGCGGCAGCGCAACGTCGGCGACATGCTGGTTCCGGGCGAGGTCGACGGCGTCGCCACCGAGGTCGTCGACACCAACACCTCGCTGTTCCAACTGTTGAACACGTTGCCGCTGGCCACCATCACCAGCGTGCTGGCGATCATTGTGATCGGGTTGTTCTTCGTCACCTCGTCGGATTCCGGATCGCTGGTGATCGATATCTTGAGCTCCGGCGGCCACCTCGACCCGCCGAAGGCCACCCGGGTGTATTGGACGGTGCTGGAGGGTCTGGCCGCGGCGGTGCTGCTGATCGTCGGCGGGGCGGGTTCCCTGACCGCGCTGCAGACGGCGTCGATCGCGACCGCGGTGCCGTTCTCGGTGATCATGGTGCTGGCCTGCGTCTCGATGACTCGGGCCTTCCACTACGACCTGGCCACCACGCCGCGGTTGATGCACATCAAGGCCCCGGAGAGCCTTCCGGTCCACCATCCGGCGCGTCATTCGCTGTCCGACAGCTCGGCGACGTTGGCCGGGCTGGTCGAGGTTCGCCGGGTGGCGCCTGGCGACATCGAGGTGTCTCAGGACACCGGAGAGCTGGTGATCGTCGAGCCGACCGATCCGCTGGAGCGCGACGCCGAATAG
- the typA gene encoding translational GTPase TypA gives MTSASNFRNVAIVAHVDHGKTTLVDAMLRQSGALVERGDLQERVMDSGDLEREKGITILAKNTAVHRHHPDGSVTVINVIDTPGHADFGGEVERGLSMVDGVVLLVDASEGPLPQTRFVLRKALSAHLPVILVVNKTDRPDARIAEVVEESHDLLLDVASDLDEEAQVAAERALDLPTLYASGRAGIASTTQPANGENPDGENLDPLFDVLLEHIPAPSGNAEAPLQALVTNLDASAFLGRLALIRIYNGRIRKGQQVAWMREVDGVPVITSAKITELLSTVGVERTPAEEAVAGDIVAVAGIPEIMIGDTLADPDNAHALPRIAVDEPAISVTIGTNSSPLAGKVSGHKLTARMVKSRLDTELVGNVSIRVVDIGRPDAWEVQGRGELALAILVEQMRREGFELTVGKPQVVTRMVDGKLHEPFEELTIDCPEEFVGSITQLMAARKGRMEQMANHAAGWVRMDFVVPSRGLIGFRTDFLTETRGTGIANAVFEGYRPWAGDIRARHTGSLVSDRSGQVTAYAMIQLADRGQFFVEPGQETYEGMVVGINPRAEDLDINATREKKLTNMRSSTADVMETLAKPLTLDLEQAMEFCASDECVEVTPEIIRVRKVDLDSNTRARNRNRAKQGAKA, from the coding sequence GTGACTTCTGCTTCCAACTTTAGAAACGTCGCCATCGTCGCTCACGTCGACCACGGCAAAACCACCCTGGTGGACGCGATGCTGCGGCAGTCCGGCGCCCTCGTTGAGCGCGGTGACCTGCAGGAACGCGTGATGGACTCCGGCGACCTGGAGCGGGAGAAGGGCATCACCATCCTGGCCAAGAACACCGCGGTGCATCGCCATCACCCCGACGGCTCGGTGACTGTGATCAACGTCATCGACACCCCCGGACACGCGGATTTCGGCGGCGAGGTGGAGCGCGGTCTGTCCATGGTGGACGGCGTGGTGCTGCTCGTCGACGCCTCCGAGGGCCCGCTGCCGCAGACCCGGTTCGTGCTGCGCAAGGCGTTGAGCGCGCACCTGCCGGTGATCCTGGTGGTGAACAAGACCGACCGCCCCGACGCGCGGATCGCCGAGGTGGTCGAGGAAAGCCACGACCTGCTGCTGGATGTGGCCTCCGACCTGGACGAGGAGGCGCAGGTCGCGGCCGAGAGGGCGCTCGACCTGCCGACGCTGTACGCCTCCGGCCGGGCGGGCATCGCCTCGACCACCCAGCCGGCCAATGGTGAGAACCCGGACGGGGAGAACCTGGACCCGCTGTTCGACGTGCTGCTGGAGCACATCCCGGCTCCGTCGGGCAATGCGGAGGCGCCGCTGCAGGCGCTGGTGACCAACCTCGACGCGTCGGCGTTCCTGGGCCGGCTGGCGCTGATTCGCATCTACAACGGGCGGATCCGCAAGGGCCAGCAGGTGGCCTGGATGCGTGAGGTCGACGGCGTCCCGGTGATCACCAGCGCCAAGATCACGGAACTGCTGAGCACCGTCGGCGTGGAGCGCACGCCCGCCGAGGAGGCCGTGGCCGGCGACATCGTCGCGGTCGCGGGCATCCCGGAGATCATGATCGGCGACACGCTGGCCGATCCGGACAATGCGCACGCGCTGCCGCGCATCGCCGTCGACGAGCCGGCGATCTCGGTGACCATCGGCACCAACTCCTCGCCGCTGGCCGGCAAGGTGTCCGGGCACAAATTGACCGCGCGGATGGTCAAGTCGCGACTGGACACCGAACTCGTCGGCAACGTGTCGATCCGGGTGGTCGACATCGGCCGCCCCGACGCCTGGGAGGTGCAGGGCCGTGGCGAACTGGCGCTGGCGATCCTGGTCGAGCAGATGCGCCGCGAGGGCTTCGAGCTGACCGTCGGCAAGCCGCAGGTGGTGACCCGGATGGTCGACGGCAAGCTGCACGAGCCGTTCGAGGAACTCACCATCGACTGTCCGGAGGAGTTCGTCGGCTCGATCACGCAGCTGATGGCCGCCCGCAAGGGCCGGATGGAGCAGATGGCCAACCACGCCGCCGGCTGGGTGCGGATGGACTTCGTGGTGCCCTCGCGCGGCCTGATCGGGTTCCGGACCGACTTCCTGACCGAAACCCGCGGCACCGGCATCGCCAACGCGGTTTTCGAGGGCTACCGGCCGTGGGCCGGCGACATCCGGGCCCGGCACACCGGCTCTCTGGTGTCGGACCGATCCGGGCAGGTCACCGCCTACGCGATGATCCAGCTGGCCGACCGCGGACAGTTCTTCGTCGAGCCCGGCCAGGAGACCTACGAGGGCATGGTCGTCGGGATCAACCCGCGCGCCGAGGACCTGGACATCAACGCCACCCGGGAGAAGAAGCTGACCAATATGCGGTCCTCCACCGCGGATGTGATGGAGACGCTGGCCAAGCCGCTGACGCTGGATCTGGAGCAGGCCATGGAGTTCTGCGCGAGCGACGAGTGCGTCGAGGTCACCCCGGAGATCATCCGGGTGCGCAAGGTGGACCTGGACTCAAACACCCGGGCGCGCAACCGGAACCGCGCCAAGCAGGGGGCCAAGGCCTGA